One region of Thermococcus sp. genomic DNA includes:
- the porA gene encoding pyruvate ferredoxin oxidoreductase produces the protein MAEYKPIRKVVSGNYAAAYAVKHARVQVVAAYPITPQTSIIEKIAEFIANGEVENLEYVPVESEHSAMAACIGASAAGARTFTATSAQGLALMHEMLHWASGARLPVVMVDVNRAMAPPWSVWDDQTDSLAQRDTGWMQFYAENNQEVYDGVLMAFKIAETVNLPAMVVESAFILSHTYDVVEMIPQELVDEFLPPREPLYDLTNFEKPFSIGALGTPADYYEFRYKIQRAMEKAKEVIHEVGKEFGERFGRDYSQMIELYRTDDADFVFMGMGSLMGTVKQAVDVLREEGYRVGAAKVRWFRPFPKEELYELAKNVEGIAVLDRNYSFGMEGILFTEAKGALYNTRAKPLMKNYIVGLGGRDFTVSDVRKIAENMKAIIDKGELDVEVDWYHLKR, from the coding sequence ATGGCGGAGTACAAACCAATTAGGAAGGTTGTGAGCGGCAACTACGCCGCCGCATACGCCGTCAAGCACGCCCGCGTCCAGGTCGTCGCGGCCTATCCGATCACTCCCCAGACGAGCATCATCGAGAAGATAGCCGAGTTCATAGCCAACGGTGAAGTCGAGAACCTTGAGTACGTTCCCGTTGAGAGCGAGCACTCCGCTATGGCCGCCTGTATAGGTGCGAGCGCGGCCGGAGCGAGGACCTTCACCGCCACCTCCGCTCAGGGCCTGGCTCTGATGCACGAGATGCTCCACTGGGCCAGCGGCGCAAGGCTTCCTGTTGTGATGGTTGACGTTAACCGTGCCATGGCTCCCCCGTGGAGCGTCTGGGACGACCAGACCGACAGCCTCGCCCAGCGCGATACCGGCTGGATGCAGTTCTACGCCGAGAACAACCAGGAGGTCTACGACGGCGTGCTGATGGCGTTCAAGATAGCCGAGACCGTCAACCTCCCCGCGATGGTCGTTGAGAGCGCGTTCATACTGAGCCACACTTACGACGTCGTTGAGATGATTCCACAGGAGCTCGTTGACGAGTTCCTCCCGCCGAGGGAGCCGCTCTACGACCTCACCAACTTCGAGAAGCCCTTCTCAATAGGCGCCCTCGGAACTCCAGCGGATTACTACGAGTTCCGCTACAAGATCCAGAGGGCCATGGAGAAGGCCAAGGAAGTCATCCACGAGGTCGGTAAGGAGTTCGGTGAGCGCTTTGGAAGAGACTACAGCCAGATGATAGAGCTCTACAGGACTGACGACGCTGACTTCGTCTTCATGGGCATGGGTTCACTCATGGGAACAGTCAAACAGGCCGTTGACGTTCTCCGCGAGGAGGGCTACAGGGTTGGAGCTGCTAAGGTGCGCTGGTTCAGGCCCTTCCCCAAGGAGGAGCTCTACGAGCTCGCCAAGAACGTTGAGGGCATTGCCGTTCTCGACAGGAACTACTCCTTCGGTATGGAGGGCATACTCTTCACCGAGGCCAAGGGAGCGCTCTACAACACCAGGGCGAAGCCGCTCATGAAGAACTACATCGTCGGCCTTGGAGGAAGGGACTTCACCGTCAGCGACGTCAGGAAGATAGCCGAGAACATGAAGGCCATCATCGATAAGGGAGAGCTTGATGTAGAGGTGGACTGGTACCACCTTAAGAGGTGA
- a CDS encoding 3-methyl-2-oxobutanoate dehydrogenase subunit beta, translating into MEIPENVKKRLSIPAEEHFYAGHTACQGCGASLGLRYVLKAYGRKTIFAIPACCSTIIAGPWPYTALEANLFHTAFETTGAVIGGIEAALKARGFKVKGEDGIMVVGWAGDGGTADIGLQALSGFLERGHDAVYIMYDNEAYMNTGIQRSSSTPYGAWTTNTPGGKKHFLERRNKKKVIDIVIAHEIPYAATASIAYPEDFMRKLKKAQKTPGPSFIQLFAPCPTGWRSPTDKSIELARLAVQTAYFPLFEYENGRYKINMPSTKKEPKPIEEFLKYQGRFKYMTKEDIEVLQQWVLHEWEKLKKLAEVFG; encoded by the coding sequence ATGGAGATTCCCGAGAACGTTAAAAAGAGATTGAGCATCCCCGCCGAGGAGCACTTTTACGCCGGCCACACGGCCTGTCAGGGCTGTGGTGCTTCCCTGGGACTCCGTTACGTCCTTAAGGCTTACGGAAGGAAGACCATCTTTGCCATCCCGGCGTGCTGTTCGACCATTATCGCCGGCCCATGGCCCTACACCGCCCTAGAGGCCAACCTGTTCCACACCGCCTTCGAGACCACCGGTGCCGTCATAGGAGGTATCGAGGCGGCCCTCAAGGCGAGGGGCTTTAAGGTCAAGGGCGAGGACGGGATAATGGTAGTCGGCTGGGCCGGTGACGGCGGTACCGCCGACATAGGCCTTCAGGCACTGTCGGGCTTCCTTGAGAGGGGGCACGATGCCGTCTACATCATGTACGACAACGAGGCCTACATGAACACCGGAATACAGAGGAGCTCCTCAACCCCCTACGGAGCCTGGACCACCAACACCCCAGGCGGAAAGAAGCACTTCCTTGAGAGGAGGAATAAGAAGAAGGTCATCGACATAGTCATCGCCCACGAGATACCCTACGCAGCGACCGCCAGTATCGCTTACCCCGAGGACTTCATGAGGAAGCTCAAGAAGGCTCAGAAAACGCCGGGGCCGAGCTTCATACAGCTCTTCGCCCCGTGCCCGACCGGCTGGCGCTCACCGACCGACAAGAGCATTGAACTTGCAAGACTCGCGGTTCAGACGGCCTACTTCCCGCTCTTCGAGTACGAGAACGGCAGGTACAAGATCAACATGCCTTCAACCAAGAAAGAGCCCAAGCCCATCGAAGAGTTCCTCAAGTACCAGGGCAGGTTCAAGTACATGACAAAAGAAGACATTGAGGTGCTCCAGCAGTGGGTTCTCCACGAATGGGAGAAGCTCAAGAAGCTCGCCGAGGTCTTCGGCTGA
- the porD gene encoding pyruvate synthase subunit PorD — MAESPFKAEIERVQKEYSEKMTPGAIAVIPGSSVVNKTGSWRVFMPEFNRDKCVRCYLCYIYCPEPAIYLDEENYPVFDYDYCKGCGICANECPVEAIVMVRESK, encoded by the coding sequence ATGGCCGAGAGTCCGTTTAAGGCCGAGATTGAGAGGGTTCAGAAGGAGTATAGCGAAAAGATGACCCCCGGGGCCATAGCAGTAATTCCGGGGAGCAGCGTCGTCAACAAGACCGGTTCCTGGCGTGTCTTCATGCCGGAGTTCAACAGGGACAAGTGCGTTAGGTGCTACCTCTGCTACATCTACTGCCCGGAGCCGGCTATCTACCTTGATGAGGAGAACTACCCGGTTTTCGACTACGACTACTGTAAGGGCTGCGGCATCTGTGCAAACGAGTGCCCCGTTGAGGCTATCGTGATGGTTAGGGAGAGCAAGTGA
- the porA gene encoding pyruvate synthase subunit PorA, which yields MPIRKVMKANEAAAWAAKLAKPKVIAAFPITPSTLVPEKISEFVADGELDAEFIKVESEHSAISACVGASAAGVRTFTATASQGLALMHEILFIAAGMRLPIVIAVGNRALSAPINIWNDWQDTISERDTGWMQFYAENNQEALDLILIAFKVAEDERVLLPAMVGFDAFILTHTVEPVEIPDQELVDEFLGEYVPKHAYLDPSRPITQGTLAFPAHYMEARYTVWEANENAKKVIDEVFAEFEKKFGRKYQKIEEYKTDDADIIFVTMGSLAGTVKEYVDMLREKGVNVGAAKLTVYRPFPTEKVRELAKKAKVLALLEKNVTFSVGGALFQDFSRALINESEKPKIVDFILGLGGRDVTFKDLDEVLSISKKALAGEEFEEVNWVGLRKEIL from the coding sequence ATGCCGATTAGGAAGGTTATGAAGGCTAACGAAGCCGCCGCCTGGGCGGCCAAGCTGGCCAAGCCTAAGGTCATAGCGGCGTTCCCGATTACACCGTCAACCCTGGTTCCCGAGAAGATTAGTGAGTTCGTCGCCGACGGCGAACTTGACGCCGAGTTCATCAAGGTCGAGAGCGAGCACTCAGCGATTTCAGCCTGTGTCGGTGCCTCAGCTGCCGGAGTTAGAACCTTCACCGCAACCGCTTCCCAGGGTCTCGCCCTCATGCACGAGATACTCTTCATCGCCGCCGGCATGAGGCTTCCGATAGTCATAGCCGTCGGAAACAGGGCTCTGAGCGCCCCTATCAACATCTGGAACGACTGGCAGGACACCATCAGCGAACGCGACACCGGCTGGATGCAGTTCTACGCCGAGAACAACCAGGAGGCACTTGACCTCATCCTGATAGCCTTCAAGGTCGCCGAGGACGAGCGCGTTCTTCTCCCTGCCATGGTCGGCTTCGACGCCTTCATCCTCACCCACACGGTCGAGCCGGTCGAGATACCCGACCAGGAGCTCGTCGACGAGTTCCTCGGAGAGTACGTTCCGAAGCACGCCTACCTCGACCCGAGCAGGCCGATCACACAGGGTACCCTCGCCTTCCCGGCCCACTACATGGAGGCTCGCTACACCGTCTGGGAGGCCAACGAGAACGCCAAGAAGGTCATCGACGAGGTCTTCGCCGAGTTCGAGAAGAAGTTTGGAAGAAAGTACCAGAAGATCGAGGAGTACAAGACCGACGACGCAGACATAATCTTCGTCACCATGGGCTCCCTCGCCGGAACCGTCAAGGAGTACGTTGACATGCTCCGCGAGAAGGGAGTCAATGTCGGCGCCGCGAAGCTCACCGTTTACAGGCCGTTCCCGACAGAGAAGGTCAGGGAGCTCGCGAAGAAGGCCAAGGTTCTGGCCCTGCTTGAGAAGAACGTCACCTTCAGCGTCGGTGGAGCACTCTTCCAGGACTTCAGCAGGGCACTCATCAACGAGAGCGAGAAGCCAAAGATAGTTGACTTCATCCTCGGCCTTGGAGGCAGGGACGTCACCTTCAAGGACCTCGACGAGGTTCTCAGCATATCCAAGAAGGCCCTCGCCGGAGAGGAGTTTGAGGAAGTCAACTGGGTAGGACTTAGGAAGGAGATACTGTGA
- the porB gene encoding pyruvate synthase subunit PorB produces the protein MAVRKPPVTTREYWAPGHAACAGCGCAAALRLATKAFSEAMEEKYGDPNAFAIAQATGCMEVVSAVFPYTAWKAPWVHVAFENAAAVASGVEAAWKKVGRKGKILAIGGDGGTADIGMQALSGMLERWHNVVYLMYDNEAYMNTGIQRSSSTPYGAWTTTSPPGKYSIGEDKPKKWVALIAAAHQIPYVATASVANPYDYIRKMKKAAKIDGPAFIQVQCTCVPGWRAPPEKSIEITRLAIETGVWPLFEIENGDFHNIKIQAPGGGAKVKREGGRVVAIEFKKPIEEYLKLQGRFKHLFKQPEAIDQLREQIKAMWKVLGVEVTLPKPEE, from the coding sequence ATGGCCGTTAGAAAGCCCCCCGTTACCACTCGCGAGTACTGGGCGCCGGGTCACGCCGCCTGTGCCGGCTGTGGCTGTGCCGCTGCCCTCAGGCTTGCCACCAAGGCATTTAGCGAGGCCATGGAAGAGAAGTACGGTGATCCAAACGCCTTCGCCATAGCCCAGGCCACCGGATGTATGGAGGTCGTTTCAGCCGTCTTCCCGTACACCGCATGGAAGGCCCCGTGGGTCCACGTGGCCTTTGAGAACGCGGCCGCCGTTGCCAGCGGTGTCGAGGCCGCATGGAAGAAGGTGGGCAGAAAGGGCAAGATACTGGCAATAGGCGGAGACGGCGGTACCGCAGACATCGGTATGCAGGCCCTGAGCGGTATGCTGGAGCGCTGGCACAACGTGGTTTACCTCATGTACGACAACGAGGCCTACATGAACACCGGAATACAGAGGAGCTCCTCAACCCCCTACGGAGCCTGGACTACGACTTCTCCGCCCGGAAAGTACTCCATCGGTGAGGACAAGCCCAAGAAGTGGGTCGCCCTCATCGCGGCAGCACACCAGATACCCTATGTCGCCACCGCCAGCGTGGCCAACCCCTACGACTACATCAGGAAGATGAAGAAGGCCGCCAAGATCGACGGTCCGGCGTTCATCCAGGTCCAGTGTACCTGTGTTCCGGGCTGGCGCGCCCCGCCTGAGAAGAGCATTGAGATAACCAGGCTCGCCATCGAGACCGGTGTCTGGCCGCTCTTCGAGATCGAGAACGGCGACTTCCACAACATCAAGATACAGGCCCCCGGAGGAGGGGCAAAGGTCAAGCGCGAGGGAGGCCGCGTTGTAGCCATCGAGTTCAAGAAGCCCATCGAGGAGTACCTCAAGCTCCAGGGAAGGTTCAAGCACCTCTTCAAGCAGCCAGAGGCAATTGACCAGCTACGCGAGCAGATCAAGGCGATGTGGAAGGTTCTCGGCGTTGAAGTCACCCTCCCGAAGCCGGAGGAGTGA
- a CDS encoding Mrp/NBP35 family ATP-binding protein translates to MTIKTPPTLNIAGLGADPLTQRINEKQEKWKYKIAVLSGKGGVGKSTVAVNLAAALAKKGYFVGILDADIHGPNVAKMLGVDKEEVLAEKLEDGRFEMIPPMNDFLGQTTPIKVMSMGFLVPEDQPIIWRGSLVTKAIKQLLGDVKWGELDFMIIDFPPGTGDQILTVTQTVKLDAAIIVTTPQEVALLDTGKAVNMMKKMEVPYIAVVENMSYLICPHCGNEIDLFGKGGGKKLAEKEGVDFLGEIPIDLKAREASDAGIPIVLYEDTVAAKAFMEIVEKLVTKLEGMRGEESSKEE, encoded by the coding sequence ATGACGATAAAGACTCCCCCAACACTCAACATAGCCGGACTCGGCGCTGATCCGCTCACACAGAGGATAAACGAGAAGCAGGAAAAGTGGAAGTACAAGATAGCCGTCCTGAGCGGCAAGGGAGGCGTCGGAAAGAGCACCGTCGCCGTCAATCTGGCAGCGGCGCTGGCGAAGAAGGGCTACTTCGTGGGCATCCTTGACGCCGACATACACGGCCCGAACGTCGCCAAGATGCTGGGAGTTGATAAGGAGGAAGTGCTCGCGGAGAAGCTCGAAGACGGAAGGTTCGAGATGATACCGCCGATGAACGACTTCCTCGGACAGACGACGCCCATAAAGGTCATGAGCATGGGATTTTTGGTTCCGGAAGATCAGCCGATAATCTGGCGCGGCTCTCTCGTTACAAAGGCGATAAAACAGCTCCTCGGCGACGTAAAGTGGGGCGAGCTTGACTTCATGATAATCGACTTCCCGCCCGGAACCGGCGACCAGATACTCACAGTCACCCAGACGGTAAAGCTCGACGCGGCCATAATAGTCACCACCCCCCAGGAGGTCGCTCTGCTCGACACAGGTAAGGCAGTGAACATGATGAAGAAGATGGAAGTCCCATACATCGCCGTTGTCGAAAACATGAGCTACCTCATCTGTCCGCACTGCGGCAACGAGATAGACCTCTTCGGCAAGGGAGGGGGCAAAAAGCTCGCCGAGAAGGAGGGTGTTGACTTCCTGGGCGAGATACCGATAGACCTCAAGGCCAGGGAAGCGAGCGACGCCGGAATCCCGATAGTCCTCTACGAGGACACCGTGGCGGCCAAGGCCTTCATGGAGATAGTGGAGAAGCTCGTCACGAAGCTCGAAGGGATGAGGGGCGAAGAGAGCTCCAAAGAGGAATGA
- a CDS encoding DUF2110 family protein encodes MREVVILEKVYGDRSGFLKLDKKLKALLGDLEVEWKLSAVKKNWVKVSLSGEDEEISANLVREEFGEVPYRLSAVKEGETYRGRFVDLGKVGYGAYVDIGIFTPRPKDALLPLYYLKETFGDIPVRRMIRDFGWMDNLPVEVVVTDVEFGAREVELAFSDAQLRRIKGWISDGYDKLFITGTISENVEKALIRTGHGRDVKRIEELGLMETLLILKKGTQAPGIIKEIGPHLRGTLIGAIKFRE; translated from the coding sequence ATGCGGGAAGTAGTTATTCTTGAGAAGGTTTACGGAGACAGGAGTGGTTTTCTCAAGCTTGATAAGAAGCTGAAAGCCCTCCTTGGAGACCTGGAAGTTGAATGGAAGCTCTCGGCGGTGAAAAAGAACTGGGTCAAGGTTTCTCTGAGCGGTGAGGACGAGGAGATAAGTGCGAACCTCGTCCGTGAGGAGTTTGGGGAAGTCCCCTACAGACTGAGCGCCGTTAAGGAGGGGGAAACCTATCGGGGCAGGTTCGTTGACCTGGGTAAGGTCGGCTACGGTGCCTACGTGGACATCGGAATATTCACCCCCAGGCCGAAGGACGCTCTGCTTCCCCTCTACTACCTGAAGGAGACCTTCGGTGACATCCCGGTTAGGCGGATGATACGGGACTTCGGCTGGATGGACAACCTGCCCGTTGAGGTCGTTGTGACCGACGTTGAATTCGGTGCCAGGGAGGTCGAGCTGGCCTTCAGCGACGCCCAGCTGAGGCGCATAAAGGGCTGGATAAGCGACGGCTACGACAAGCTATTCATCACTGGGACGATAAGCGAGAACGTGGAGAAGGCGCTGATCCGCACCGGCCACGGAAGGGACGTGAAGCGCATAGAAGAGCTGGGCCTTATGGAGACCCTCCTCATACTCAAAAAGGGCACTCAAGCGCCGGGGATAATAAAGGAGATCGGCCCACATCTTCGGGGAACCCTCATCGGTGCAATCAAGTTCCGGGAGTGA
- the tfe gene encoding transcription factor E — MARRRNKELLELAMDMGGEEAVEVIKALEKKKESTDEELAEITGIRVNTVRKVLYMLYDQGLAEFKRIRDKETGWYYYYWRLETKRLPEIIRAKKMAELKKLKEMLDEETSEIYYHCGTPGHPKLTFDEAMEYEFQCPICGAMLMQYDNTAVVEELQKRIEELEVELGLRKKPRKKK, encoded by the coding sequence GTGGCAAGGAGAAGGAACAAGGAGCTCCTTGAGCTTGCAATGGACATGGGCGGGGAGGAGGCCGTTGAGGTAATCAAGGCTCTTGAAAAGAAGAAGGAATCCACCGACGAGGAGCTCGCCGAGATAACTGGCATTAGGGTCAACACCGTCAGAAAGGTTCTCTACATGCTCTACGACCAGGGTTTGGCGGAGTTCAAGCGCATAAGGGACAAGGAAACCGGCTGGTATTACTACTACTGGCGCCTTGAGACCAAGCGCCTCCCGGAGATTATCCGGGCAAAGAAGATGGCCGAGCTGAAGAAGCTCAAGGAGATGCTCGATGAAGAGACCAGCGAGATCTACTACCACTGCGGCACGCCGGGACATCCTAAGCTAACCTTCGACGAGGCCATGGAGTACGAGTTCCAGTGCCCGATATGCGGTGCCATGCTCATGCAGTACGACAACACTGCCGTCGTTGAGGAGCTCCAGAAGCGCATAGAGGAGCTTGAGGTAGAACTCGGCCTCAGGAAGAAGCCCAGGAAGAAGAAGTGA
- a CDS encoding ABC transporter ATP-binding protein produces MWTIEAEGLKKSYPKKIPLPFRKVEWVEAVRGVSFKVKRGELFGLLGPNGAGKTTTIKMLTTLLEPSGGTARVLGLDIRGNTREIRRRINFVAEGERTLYWRLSAYENLKYFARIYYVPKRDEKERIERLLKLVGLWERRNDLVMNFSRGMKQRLAIAKALINDPEVLFLDEPTLGLDVQSAIFVREFVKRLVKEEGKTVLLTTHYMAEAEELCDRIAIIDHGRIIAMDTPEGLKRLVKDEETVEIRVRELNPKSLGESPFSMAVVEEDTSTGTVRLRAQVDEEDLPRLVEWLVKRGAKVLSVKKMEPTLEDVFIKLTGRGLRD; encoded by the coding sequence ATGTGGACGATAGAGGCCGAGGGGCTTAAAAAAAGCTATCCAAAGAAGATCCCCCTCCCTTTCAGAAAGGTGGAGTGGGTGGAGGCCGTAAGGGGCGTCAGCTTCAAAGTTAAGAGGGGGGAGCTCTTCGGGCTCCTCGGGCCCAACGGTGCGGGGAAGACCACCACGATAAAGATGCTAACGACCCTTCTGGAGCCCAGCGGAGGGACTGCAAGGGTTCTGGGGCTGGACATACGGGGAAACACCAGGGAAATCAGGAGGAGGATAAACTTCGTGGCAGAGGGCGAGAGAACCCTCTATTGGCGTCTATCCGCCTACGAGAACCTCAAGTACTTCGCCAGAATATACTACGTCCCAAAGAGGGATGAGAAGGAAAGGATAGAACGTCTCCTCAAACTGGTGGGCCTCTGGGAGAGGAGGAACGACCTGGTGATGAACTTTTCCAGGGGTATGAAGCAGCGCCTGGCCATAGCAAAGGCTCTCATAAACGATCCGGAGGTACTCTTTCTGGACGAGCCCACCCTGGGCCTCGACGTACAGAGTGCGATATTCGTGAGGGAGTTTGTGAAGAGGCTCGTGAAGGAGGAGGGCAAAACGGTTCTTCTCACGACCCACTACATGGCCGAAGCGGAGGAGCTGTGCGACAGGATAGCGATCATCGACCACGGGAGGATAATAGCCATGGACACCCCCGAGGGCCTGAAGAGGCTCGTTAAGGACGAGGAAACCGTCGAGATCAGGGTAAGGGAGCTGAACCCCAAAAGCCTCGGAGAGAGCCCATTCAGCATGGCCGTAGTGGAGGAGGACACCTCAACCGGAACCGTGAGGCTCAGGGCCCAGGTTGACGAGGAAGACCTCCCCCGGCTCGTGGAATGGCTCGTAAAACGGGGCGCTAAGGTGCTGTCGGTCAAGAAAATGGAGCCAACCCTTGAGGACGTCTTCATCAAGCTCACCGGGAGGGGGCTGAGGGATTGA
- a CDS encoding ABC transporter permease encodes MILAVVEKEFRMFFRYPLRVISSILVGIVFLLQFVYFGQAVLGGRYSALLEASTGMGDYPTYALIGYVLWWVSVSPMEAYVWGVRRELQRGTFETNVLSPARLISLLFGLSLSWLLMDSLLMAIVFAMGVVIFNIPITAVIVLKSLPAIAASLLAFLGFGFVFAGLVMLLKNIGPFAQIFEFAMLFLSGVFFPLTVMPAPIQALSNLFPLTHSARIVRALFAGGGYSAVGSSVAWLLFLIPAYWAVGYLLFRWAERTTRVIGYGGY; translated from the coding sequence TTGATACTGGCCGTTGTGGAGAAGGAGTTCCGGATGTTCTTCCGCTACCCCCTGAGGGTCATAAGCTCGATCCTCGTGGGGATAGTCTTCCTCCTCCAGTTCGTTTACTTTGGACAGGCAGTTCTGGGGGGCAGGTACTCGGCACTGCTTGAGGCCTCCACCGGAATGGGGGACTACCCCACCTACGCCCTCATAGGCTACGTCCTCTGGTGGGTCTCAGTTTCACCGATGGAGGCCTACGTCTGGGGCGTCAGGCGGGAGCTCCAGAGGGGGACCTTTGAAACCAACGTCCTGTCCCCTGCGAGACTCATCAGCCTGCTCTTCGGACTCTCGCTGAGCTGGCTCCTCATGGACTCCCTCCTCATGGCGATAGTCTTTGCAATGGGGGTGGTAATCTTCAACATCCCCATAACCGCGGTCATCGTACTGAAGTCCCTGCCTGCCATAGCGGCGTCACTTCTGGCGTTTTTGGGCTTCGGCTTTGTTTTTGCCGGCCTGGTTATGCTTCTGAAGAACATCGGGCCATTCGCCCAGATATTCGAGTTCGCAATGCTGTTCCTGTCCGGAGTCTTCTTCCCACTCACCGTCATGCCAGCGCCCATCCAGGCGCTCTCCAACCTGTTCCCGCTGACCCATTCAGCACGAATCGTCAGGGCGCTCTTTGCCGGGGGAGGATACTCCGCCGTTGGAAGCTCCGTGGCGTGGCTCCTGTTCCTGATACCCGCTTACTGGGCCGTTGGCTACCTGCTCTTCCGGTGGGCAGAGAGAACGACGAGGGTGATCGGATATGGTGGCTACTGA
- a CDS encoding ABC transporter permease, whose translation MVATELRALWGVAVKSWRIFLGYKLWFISDIALGFFFVGQALLIGIGLTGERNSEALRELTGYSDYVTFAVLGFMVLGFGLTFLSGFVWSVVDELYAGTLEYSFAAPMRRITFFLGNVLTRLLLSFAYMAVYVPLFVLMFGLNFDIVAFSRAIPVLLIGAVGMVGMGMTAAGIVLYLRDPGPFISILEMLVFALSGAMYPISILPGGLQFLARILPYAPTTEAVRSVVAHGYGAAAGEIAYLSVLSVAYGLLGYLTYKWSEKQARTVGLKAY comes from the coding sequence ATGGTGGCTACTGAGCTCAGGGCCCTCTGGGGGGTAGCCGTTAAAAGCTGGCGCATCTTCCTCGGCTACAAGCTCTGGTTCATCAGCGACATAGCCCTTGGCTTCTTCTTCGTTGGACAGGCACTTCTCATAGGGATAGGCCTCACCGGGGAGCGGAACTCCGAGGCCCTCCGCGAGCTGACCGGCTACTCAGACTACGTGACCTTTGCCGTCCTGGGATTTATGGTTCTTGGGTTCGGGCTGACCTTTCTCAGCGGTTTCGTCTGGAGCGTTGTCGACGAGCTCTACGCCGGAACCCTGGAGTACTCGTTCGCCGCCCCAATGAGGAGGATAACCTTCTTCCTCGGCAACGTCCTCACGAGACTCCTCCTCTCATTCGCGTACATGGCGGTTTACGTTCCCCTTTTCGTACTCATGTTCGGGCTGAACTTCGACATCGTGGCGTTCTCAAGGGCTATCCCCGTGCTCCTGATAGGGGCCGTCGGGATGGTGGGGATGGGGATGACCGCCGCAGGGATAGTGCTCTACCTGAGGGATCCGGGACCTTTCATAAGCATACTTGAAATGCTGGTGTTCGCACTGAGCGGTGCAATGTATCCCATCTCAATACTCCCTGGCGGGCTCCAGTTCCTGGCCAGAATACTCCCCTACGCACCCACAACCGAGGCCGTGAGGAGTGTCGTTGCCCATGGTTACGGGGCGGCGGCGGGGGAGATAGCCTACCTCTCAGTTCTCTCGGTAGCATACGGCCTTCTTGGCTACCTGACGTATAAATGGAGTGAAAAACAGGCAAGGACAGTTGGTCTCAAGGCCTACTGA
- a CDS encoding ADP-dependent ribose-1-phosphate kinase: MVRFDVVGIGNLNYDIIMLMERFPEFHEKVNAKEAFFGLGGAAANTISWLATFGLKTGYIGAVGRDEIGEAHLAYFKKLGVDTGGIKVVDVPSGVAVAMIRGEDKRIVKYPGANRMKEVDFNYLSTTRHVHLSSNPPETIVEVVNFASDNGITVSLDIGEAELPPEIERKVDYLMMNEDEYRRKFGSLDLSLSEARNLVVTLNGGGALVRDEYGNVHEVRGLSAKVVDSTGAGDSFDAGVIYGVLNGWSLEEAARLGMVLAYLTVQKVGARSAVVPLERVVKVAEETGIELPFSRP; encoded by the coding sequence GTGGTCAGATTTGATGTGGTGGGCATTGGGAATCTGAACTACGACATCATAATGCTGATGGAGCGTTTTCCCGAGTTCCACGAGAAGGTCAACGCCAAAGAAGCTTTTTTCGGTCTGGGCGGCGCAGCTGCAAACACGATAAGCTGGCTGGCCACCTTTGGGTTGAAGACGGGCTATATAGGTGCCGTTGGTCGGGACGAGATAGGTGAGGCTCACCTGGCATACTTCAAAAAGCTCGGTGTGGACACCGGCGGCATAAAGGTCGTCGACGTTCCCTCCGGTGTGGCCGTGGCGATGATACGCGGTGAGGACAAGAGGATAGTGAAGTACCCGGGTGCCAACCGGATGAAGGAGGTGGATTTCAATTATCTCTCGACGACGAGGCACGTTCACCTATCCTCTAACCCTCCGGAGACCATAGTTGAGGTCGTGAACTTCGCGAGCGACAACGGCATAACGGTCTCCCTCGACATAGGGGAGGCGGAGCTTCCTCCCGAGATTGAGAGAAAGGTGGATTACCTGATGATGAACGAAGACGAGTACAGGCGGAAGTTCGGTTCTCTGGATCTTTCTCTCTCGGAGGCAAGGAACCTCGTGGTGACCCTCAACGGCGGGGGGGCGCTGGTGAGGGACGAGTATGGAAACGTGCACGAGGTGAGGGGGCTGAGTGCCAAGGTTGTGGACTCAACCGGTGCGGGGGATTCCTTCGACGCGGGCGTAATCTACGGGGTTCTCAACGGCTGGTCGCTGGAGGAAGCCGCAAGGCTGGGCATGGTGCTGGCGTACCTCACCGTCCAGAAGGTCGGCGCGAGGAGTGCCGTGGTTCCACTTGAGAGGGTCGTAAAAGTTGCAGAGGAGACGGGGATCGAGCTGCCCTTCAGTAGGCCTTGA